In Helicobacter mastomyrinus, a single genomic region encodes these proteins:
- a CDS encoding LPP20 family lipoprotein — MLSLRFVCLIAFICIYGGCWASPSKPPLWYGKSTISDQSLIGFGNDKNLDSAKAKALSDIVTQLNVQVSSQFTSTTQRQDFQTSHNASSDVYLDSANINLNDVHYTKSAFENGQFYIQAEITKNALIAQFQKEFDVAYNKLNPANLKKCRILSIKDKTRLAKILNTLHLYADLLQTLGKSSKSLSSFESILNANTPLPLAQLLIETNMPNDKISNDLAKELGYFYRIQNNAAHTLKAKIQISNTSSENAKINILFSILDCSGNPIFNTNVSYEAIDTKDALYVASQRVSIQLYKKIQEWIEE; from the coding sequence ATGCTATCACTGCGTTTTGTATGCTTAATTGCATTTATTTGCATATATGGAGGCTGTTGGGCTTCCCCATCTAAACCTCCATTGTGGTATGGCAAAAGCACAATAAGCGATCAATCCTTAATCGGTTTTGGGAATGATAAGAATCTTGATTCTGCAAAGGCAAAAGCCTTAAGCGATATTGTTACACAACTCAATGTACAAGTGAGTTCGCAATTTACCTCCACTACCCAAAGGCAAGATTTTCAAACAAGCCATAATGCAAGTAGCGATGTCTATCTTGATAGTGCAAATATCAACCTTAATGATGTGCACTATACAAAGAGTGCATTTGAAAATGGGCAATTTTATATTCAGGCGGAAATTACAAAAAATGCTCTTATCGCACAATTCCAAAAAGAATTTGATGTAGCCTATAATAAGCTTAATCCCGCCAATCTAAAGAAATGTAGGATTCTCTCTATTAAAGACAAAACACGTCTTGCAAAAATACTCAATACGCTACATCTTTATGCAGATTTACTGCAAACATTAGGCAAAAGTAGCAAATCCCTCAGCAGTTTTGAATCTATACTGAACGCAAATACACCCCTTCCTTTAGCACAACTTCTCATTGAAACCAATATGCCAAATGATAAAATCAGCAATGATTTAGCAAAAGAATTAGGGTATTTCTATCGTATCCAAAACAATGCAGCACACACACTCAAGGCAAAAATCCAAATAAGCAATACAAGCAGTGAAAACGCAAAGATAAACATACTCTTTAGTATACTTGATTGTTCTGGCAACCCTATTTTTAACACAAATGTATCTTATGAAGCAATAGACACCAAAGATGCCCTATATGTTGCTTCCCAACGCGTAAGCATACAGCTCTACAAAAAAATACAAGAGTGGATAGAGGAATAA
- a CDS encoding LPP20 family lipoprotein has product MQTQVKHILAGSIAAVLFIAGCANKDDALGEGAKKIDKKALQALNIQGAPNWVLNGGQGDMSAVGIADIVNGDLGFARTEALALARDELARQVGTKIQSTINRAANVSMGASTQDAQVSKTSEQITKQTVSQTLSGAKQTDTWITKDATKLFVLIKLNPELKAKLEANVKKEINKSTLHTQAKQDAINAVSATLSTAE; this is encoded by the coding sequence ATGCAAACACAAGTAAAACATATTTTGGCAGGGAGTATTGCAGCAGTGCTGTTTATTGCAGGTTGCGCTAACAAAGATGACGCATTAGGAGAAGGTGCAAAAAAAATCGATAAAAAAGCGCTTCAAGCTCTTAATATTCAAGGTGCCCCAAATTGGGTTCTTAATGGCGGACAAGGCGATATGAGTGCGGTAGGAATTGCCGATATTGTCAATGGAGATTTAGGCTTTGCCCGCACAGAAGCTTTAGCTCTCGCTCGTGATGAACTTGCTCGTCAAGTAGGCACAAAAATTCAAAGCACCATTAATCGTGCAGCGAACGTAAGTATGGGGGCTTCAACTCAAGATGCGCAAGTGAGCAAAACAAGTGAGCAAATTACAAAACAAACTGTTTCTCAAACATTAAGTGGCGCCAAGCAAACAGATACTTGGATCACCAAAGATGCAACAAAACTTTTTGTTCTCATTAAGCTTAATCCAGAGCTTAAGGCCAAATTGGAAGCAAATGTAAAAAAAGAAATTAATAAAAGCACTCTTCATACGCAAGCCAAGCAAGACGCAATTAATGCCGTTAGTGCAACCTTATCTACTGCTGAATAG
- a CDS encoding COG3014 family protein, translating into MLKHLTCFLLCLNALFIMSACSHHSDLQTFNEYYYSGQDIKAYEYAKSKTGKNGDVLWNLQAGMSGFSTQTKENLMLLEQGEMLFSKYEAEGLMGGIFGNIGAMLVNENVKNYRGNIYEGVMFNYYKALNAMAQGNYGKARVEFNRANDRQRRAKDYFRKDIQKALEEENKQNAQNSTLRQIDTHNSSRAISPILEQQYSNLKAFQAYEGFINPAVSYVSALFFMSEGDYAKAMDLYKESYGITKAKVIDEDLKVLQRRKSGRIKQTYTWLIIEDGRSAMKYDTSLNLPSFYVSSEILHIGVSIPTLVEGKATSSNYQAQSYSGETFQAYEISDMDKVIANEFQKQLPFILTRAITSAILKATTQAALSDQLGTLGALAGAIYSAGTTNADIRISTALPKRILAMQIPNDIGNFTLKADSRPLFHIHFECIENNNSPQNESKSKTNLIYLCHKNDNILYLRHKSVNPFYRILKGGT; encoded by the coding sequence ATGCTTAAACATCTCACTTGCTTTTTGCTCTGCCTAAACGCTCTTTTTATAATGAGTGCTTGCTCACATCATAGTGATTTACAAACCTTTAATGAATACTATTATAGCGGACAAGACATAAAAGCTTATGAATATGCCAAATCAAAAACAGGTAAAAATGGAGATGTGCTATGGAATCTACAAGCGGGTATGAGTGGCTTTAGCACACAGACAAAGGAAAACTTGATGCTGTTAGAACAAGGTGAAATGCTCTTTAGCAAGTATGAAGCCGAGGGTTTAATGGGTGGAATATTTGGCAATATCGGTGCAATGCTTGTGAATGAAAATGTAAAAAATTATAGAGGCAATATTTATGAGGGTGTAATGTTTAATTACTACAAAGCCCTTAATGCTATGGCTCAAGGTAATTATGGTAAAGCTCGTGTGGAGTTTAACCGCGCTAATGATAGACAAAGACGTGCTAAAGATTATTTTAGAAAAGATATTCAAAAAGCGCTTGAAGAAGAAAATAAACAAAATGCTCAAAATTCTACGTTAAGACAGATTGATACACATAATTCAAGCAGAGCCATTTCTCCCATATTAGAGCAACAATATAGCAATCTCAAGGCTTTTCAAGCCTATGAAGGATTTATCAACCCTGCAGTAAGCTATGTATCGGCTTTATTCTTTATGAGTGAGGGGGACTATGCCAAAGCAATGGATTTATATAAAGAATCCTATGGTATTACTAAGGCTAAAGTGATTGATGAAGATTTGAAAGTGCTCCAAAGGCGCAAGAGCGGTCGCATAAAGCAAACATACACATGGCTTATTATCGAAGATGGACGAAGTGCTATGAAATATGATACATCGCTCAATCTCCCATCTTTTTATGTAAGTAGCGAGATTTTACACATAGGAGTATCCATACCTACGCTTGTAGAGGGAAAAGCTACATCGAGTAACTATCAGGCTCAAAGTTATAGTGGAGAGACTTTCCAAGCTTACGAAATAAGCGATATGGATAAAGTGATTGCTAATGAATTTCAAAAGCAGCTGCCTTTTATCCTCACACGTGCTATTACATCAGCTATTCTTAAAGCCACCACACAAGCTGCTTTGAGTGATCAGCTAGGCACACTTGGGGCACTTGCAGGGGCAATCTATTCAGCCGGAACTACCAATGCTGATATACGTATAAGCACAGCCTTACCCAAACGTATCCTTGCTATGCAGATTCCTAACGATATAGGCAATTTCACACTCAAAGCCGATAGTCGCCCTTTATTTCATATTCATTTTGAATGTATTGAAAATAACAATTCTCCACAAAATGAATCAAAAAGCAAAACAAACTTGATATACTTATGTCACAAAAATGATAATATTCTCTACTTAAGACATAAAAGTGTAAATCCATTTTATCGTATTTTAAAAGGAGGCACGTAA
- a CDS encoding efflux RND transporter periplasmic adaptor subunit — translation MNLYQALRNKKTHKKLTPLAWVIVSSIIIAVIVCIVAIYKIFSTHIIYDTTQATRGDIKSTISASGSLSPLNEIEIGSVISGLVLEVLAEENDEVKEGQVLARINPETINQNIARYEAQLKSAQANLKASEQTLVDRKWNYDRLKELYDATGGASPSLLELQAAKTSYTSARADVDIKKASINEIQTSIESAKIDLKNSEIISPVDGIVLSRSVEVGQSVAASFQAPTLFKVAENLEEMILYASISEADIGKVKEGQEVIFTVDAYPDRNFHAKVNRVNFGSGDGSSSSSSSSSSTGSSSSIITYRAKIEVDNKNLLLRPDMSATADIIIAKADNALLVPSAALYFDLNKSLQKAGAQKGKSALGSMFTPPRPPRAQTSAPKQKQQRGKSGTLWILKNGKPESVNVEVGISDGSFVQILSDIDENTFIITGVKVQ, via the coding sequence ATGAATCTATATCAAGCTTTACGTAATAAAAAAACACATAAGAAGCTCACTCCTCTTGCGTGGGTTATTGTAAGCAGTATTATCATAGCCGTGATTGTGTGTATTGTGGCTATATATAAGATTTTTAGCACACATATTATATATGATACTACTCAAGCTACACGTGGAGATATAAAATCGACTATCTCCGCCTCTGGCTCACTCTCTCCACTCAATGAAATTGAAATAGGGAGTGTGATTTCAGGGCTTGTGCTTGAAGTGCTTGCCGAAGAAAATGATGAAGTAAAAGAAGGGCAAGTTTTAGCACGGATTAACCCTGAAACGATTAATCAAAACATTGCTCGATATGAAGCACAGCTCAAATCCGCACAGGCTAATCTTAAGGCAAGTGAGCAGACTTTGGTTGATAGAAAGTGGAATTATGATAGACTAAAAGAGCTTTATGACGCTACAGGTGGGGCTTCACCCTCTTTGCTTGAGCTACAAGCAGCGAAGACAAGCTACACTTCAGCACGCGCTGATGTAGATATTAAAAAAGCCTCGATTAATGAGATTCAAACAAGCATTGAGAGCGCTAAGATTGATCTGAAAAACTCCGAAATTATCTCGCCTGTTGATGGTATTGTGCTTAGTCGTAGCGTGGAAGTAGGGCAGAGTGTGGCAGCGAGCTTCCAAGCACCTACTTTATTTAAAGTAGCAGAAAACTTGGAGGAAATGATACTTTATGCAAGTATCTCGGAAGCTGATATTGGCAAAGTCAAAGAAGGACAAGAAGTTATTTTCACCGTTGATGCCTATCCAGATAGAAATTTTCACGCAAAAGTTAATCGCGTGAATTTTGGTTCAGGTGATGGCAGTAGCTCCAGCTCAAGTTCAAGCTCTAGCACGGGCTCAAGTAGCTCGATTATCACCTATCGGGCAAAAATCGAAGTGGATAATAAAAATCTCCTTTTGCGTCCGGATATGAGTGCCACAGCTGATATTATTATTGCTAAAGCGGATAATGCCCTGCTTGTGCCAAGTGCAGCGCTTTATTTTGACTTAAACAAATCGCTTCAAAAGGCAGGAGCACAAAAAGGTAAATCGGCTCTAGGTTCTATGTTTACCCCACCACGTCCCCCTAGGGCACAGACAAGCGCTCCTAAGCAAAAACAGCAGCGAGGTAAAAGTGGGACATTATGGATTCTTAAAAATGGCAAGCCAGAATCTGTAAATGTTGAGGTAGGCATTAGCGATGGGAGTTTTGTGCAGATTTTAAGTGACATTGATGAAAATACATTCATTATCACCGGCGTAAAAGTGCAATAA
- a CDS encoding ABC transporter ATP-binding protein, which produces MQEKIQDFIVLKDVRKTYGKGEGAFEALKGVDLQIDKGEFVALMGPSGSGKSSLANILGTLDVGTSGEYLFCDVDVFRLTQNERALLRRNYIGFIFQGFNLLARTTALENVELPLMYRGVKKAEREEIALNALDKVGLKEWASHTSAKLSGGQQQRVAIARAIASEPLFLLADEPTGNLDTKRSVEIMEILKSLNQTLGITILMVTHEPDMAKYASRELHFLDGRLLSDSKYDMGEAQ; this is translated from the coding sequence ATGCAGGAAAAAATTCAAGATTTTATTGTCTTAAAAGATGTGCGCAAGACTTATGGTAAAGGCGAGGGTGCATTTGAGGCACTTAAGGGTGTAGATTTGCAAATTGATAAGGGCGAGTTTGTCGCATTGATGGGACCTAGTGGCTCGGGTAAATCAAGCCTTGCTAATATCCTTGGCACACTTGATGTAGGCACGAGCGGGGAATATTTATTTTGCGATGTTGATGTGTTTAGATTAACGCAGAATGAACGCGCTCTTTTACGCCGCAACTATATTGGCTTTATCTTTCAAGGATTCAATCTCTTAGCGCGGACAACAGCACTTGAAAATGTTGAATTACCCCTTATGTATCGAGGTGTCAAAAAGGCAGAGCGGGAGGAAATTGCTTTAAACGCGCTTGATAAAGTAGGGCTTAAGGAATGGGCTTCGCATACGAGTGCTAAACTAAGCGGCGGACAGCAGCAACGTGTGGCTATCGCACGAGCGATTGCTTCAGAGCCACTTTTTCTCCTTGCTGATGAGCCAACGGGGAATCTTGATACAAAGCGAAGTGTAGAGATTATGGAGATTCTTAAAAGTCTTAATCAAACTTTGGGTATTACTATCCTTATGGTAACGCACGAGCCGGATATGGCAAAATATGCAAGCAGGGAATTGCATTTTTTAGATGGGCGATTGCTGAGTGATTCTAAGTATGATATGGGAGAAGCGCAATGA
- the lpoB gene encoding penicillin-binding protein activator LpoB translates to MNKHLLYTIALSMLFVAGCSTSPKYIDTADSKSYTSMGLDYHDIEKAAVDSMQSLLKSAYVRNISNTGSPKVLMISDVINDTMQNIDTDQLTRKITRDMRNSGKFALTLAVGDKKDKGIAMGRSVRDDDEFDQHTTIEKGTLKAPEYSLSGKIVQKNTKIGSKQRTDYYFLLTLTNLKNGLVVWDDEVNIIKVGSNSSVSW, encoded by the coding sequence ATGAATAAACACTTACTCTACACTATTGCTCTTAGTATGTTATTTGTGGCTGGTTGTAGCACATCGCCCAAATATATAGATACCGCGGATTCTAAGTCTTATACAAGTATGGGGCTTGATTATCACGATATTGAAAAGGCTGCGGTAGATAGCATGCAGTCTTTGCTCAAGAGTGCGTATGTGCGTAATATTTCCAACACAGGCTCACCAAAAGTATTGATGATTTCAGATGTTATTAATGACACTATGCAAAATATTGATACCGATCAACTTACAAGAAAAATTACACGCGATATGCGTAATAGTGGAAAGTTTGCACTCACTCTTGCAGTAGGAGACAAAAAAGACAAAGGTATTGCTATGGGGAGAAGTGTGCGTGATGATGATGAGTTTGACCAACACACTACGATTGAAAAAGGCACACTCAAAGCCCCTGAATATTCACTATCAGGTAAAATCGTGCAAAAAAATACTAAAATCGGCTCAAAGCAACGCACAGATTATTACTTTCTTCTCACACTTACGAATCTTAAAAACGGATTGGTAGTCTGGGATGACGAAGTCAATATTATTAAAGTTGGCTCAAATTCATCAGTGAGCTGGTAA
- a CDS encoding ABC transporter permease, protein MILNAFALALRQIQRNFLRAFLTMLGVIIGVGAVVVMISLGNGTTKMISDRISSLGSNLLLVFPARVMNPSGVNLRRNFSMQEAQSVQTLSQEYIEALAPIAQSSVMLQYQSQNTTTQVQGVNAAFFDVTQWDTSMGRGFEDNEYRVGSNVCMIGESVLKNLFGQKNPLGQKIRLNNIVCECIGVLESKGQGGMGNDQDDVVLLPMKAFLRSVVGANTLFYVNRLMLRAKDGVDSDEVVPALTRILRQVRNVRPGDRDSFEIMDTKQIAETLTSTTKTLTALLGLIAGVSLIVGGIGIMNIMLVSVTERTREIGTRMAIGALQSEVLMQFLIEAITLSSLGGLLGILWAFFASFALSKYMGIPFIFDIPTAIIAFVFSAFIGVLFGYLPAKRASRLNPIDALRHE, encoded by the coding sequence ATGATACTCAATGCCTTTGCGTTAGCCCTGCGACAGATTCAGCGCAACTTTTTACGGGCTTTCCTTACAATGCTTGGCGTGATTATTGGTGTGGGTGCAGTGGTAGTGATGATTAGCTTAGGGAATGGCACTACAAAAATGATAAGCGATAGAATCTCCTCCTTAGGAAGCAATCTTTTGCTTGTTTTTCCTGCACGTGTGATGAATCCAAGCGGTGTGAATCTCCGCCGTAATTTCAGTATGCAGGAAGCTCAAAGTGTGCAAACGCTTTCACAAGAGTATATTGAAGCCCTCGCTCCAATCGCACAAAGCTCCGTAATGCTGCAATATCAATCCCAAAATACAACAACACAAGTGCAAGGTGTGAATGCGGCGTTTTTTGACGTAACGCAATGGGATACGAGTATGGGGAGAGGTTTTGAAGATAATGAATATCGCGTGGGTAGTAATGTCTGTATGATTGGTGAATCTGTGTTAAAAAATTTGTTTGGACAGAAAAATCCCTTAGGGCAGAAAATCCGCTTAAATAATATCGTGTGTGAATGTATCGGTGTGTTAGAATCTAAAGGGCAGGGCGGTATGGGTAATGACCAAGATGATGTGGTGCTACTGCCTATGAAAGCATTTTTACGCTCTGTGGTGGGGGCTAATACGCTTTTTTATGTGAATCGCCTTATGCTTCGTGCTAAAGATGGTGTAGATTCAGATGAAGTAGTCCCGGCTTTGACAAGGATATTGCGTCAAGTGCGTAATGTCCGCCCGGGCGATAGAGATTCTTTTGAAATTATGGATACTAAACAAATCGCAGAGACGCTTACTTCCACTACTAAAACGCTCACTGCGCTTTTAGGGCTTATTGCGGGCGTAAGTCTTATCGTAGGGGGCATTGGGATTATGAATATTATGCTTGTATCTGTTACCGAACGCACTAGAGAGATAGGCACACGTATGGCGATTGGAGCATTGCAAAGCGAAGTGCTTATGCAGTTTTTGATAGAAGCCATTACATTAAGCTCACTTGGGGGCTTATTGGGAATCTTATGGGCGTTTTTTGCCTCTTTTGCGTTGAGTAAGTATATGGGGATTCCCTTTATTTTTGATATACCCACAGCCATTATTGCCTTTGTGTTTTCCGCATTTATTGGAGTGCTTTTTGGCTATCTACCGGCTAAACGCGCTTCAAGGCTTAATCCTATTGACGCTCTGCGCCACGAGTAG
- a CDS encoding TolC family protein gives MKRLCLLGVLVFIYIGCSTQIPTLEENAKQTHIPESFRNLESLKKPTQRVDSVKAENTTKNKTSKDKEEPFSLEQFVALVNDKDLHTILHIALEKNTNVLTMISRIKQAKSQVKINTASMLPTINAGLNSSYIDNRTLSQSTIVRPGANSINASLSMSWELDLFGKLNALRQSSKKSYLQAQSNLAYAQISLIAEVATLYFTLRDNAHSVKIAKATLENLQQIEQINTDRFRIGLIDINAYQSIVANTRTQKNNYESLLYTFEQNQNALLTLLNIPLEELKQKINFLDSKEYEFPQIRAFYVDKMPSDVLLSRPDIQANIYALHAQLYKQTNANAARLPTISLSGSIGDILYSTSGNSVGSIVFQIANSITTPLLNRTSLRQNYLIQKELSNEAFYTLQNSINTALGEVENALFDVQSKKRQLQNTQDVYDIGLKAYKDNSTKSTRGLLDKNDFLGLENSYFSLQTQLFSAKTNEVLSVITLFKALGGNLALSSIDDTKEDTITREQQ, from the coding sequence TTGAAACGATTATGTTTGTTGGGTGTCTTAGTATTCATATACATAGGGTGTAGCACACAGATTCCTACACTTGAAGAAAATGCCAAGCAAACCCATATTCCTGAATCTTTCCGCAATCTTGAATCGTTGAAAAAGCCTACACAGAGGGTAGATTCTGTAAAAGCTGAAAATACTACAAAAAATAAAACAAGTAAAGACAAAGAAGAGCCCTTCAGCCTAGAGCAGTTTGTTGCTTTGGTTAATGATAAGGATTTACATACGATTCTTCATATTGCTTTAGAAAAAAATACTAATGTCCTTACAATGATTTCACGTATCAAACAAGCCAAATCTCAAGTGAAAATCAATACTGCGAGTATGCTACCTACGATTAATGCAGGGCTTAATTCAAGCTATATCGATAACCGCACACTCTCTCAAAGCACGATAGTGCGTCCGGGTGCAAATTCTATTAATGCGAGTTTGAGTATGAGCTGGGAACTTGATTTATTTGGTAAGCTTAATGCCTTGCGCCAATCGAGTAAGAAATCATATCTTCAAGCCCAGAGCAATCTCGCATACGCGCAAATTAGCTTAATTGCTGAAGTAGCGACACTCTATTTTACATTAAGAGATAATGCACATTCTGTCAAAATCGCAAAGGCAACACTAGAGAATCTTCAGCAGATCGAGCAAATCAATACCGATAGGTTTAGAATAGGGCTGATTGATATTAATGCCTATCAAAGCATTGTGGCTAATACGCGAACGCAAAAAAATAATTATGAATCTTTGCTTTATACTTTTGAGCAAAATCAAAATGCCTTGCTTACACTTTTAAATATTCCGCTTGAGGAGCTTAAGCAAAAGATTAATTTCTTAGATTCTAAAGAGTATGAGTTCCCACAGATTAGGGCATTTTATGTCGATAAAATGCCAAGTGATGTTTTGCTCTCACGTCCTGATATTCAGGCAAATATTTATGCCCTCCACGCACAGCTTTATAAGCAGACAAATGCTAATGCGGCGAGATTGCCTACTATTTCCCTTAGCGGTTCAATAGGGGATATTTTATATAGCACGAGTGGTAATTCTGTTGGCTCTATTGTCTTTCAAATTGCTAACTCTATTACTACTCCTTTACTTAATCGCACTTCTTTAAGGCAAAATTATCTTATACAAAAAGAATTGAGTAATGAGGCATTTTATACATTGCAAAATAGCATCAATACCGCTTTGGGTGAAGTAGAAAATGCGCTTTTTGATGTCCAATCTAAGAAACGTCAGTTACAAAATACACAAGATGTTTATGACATCGGGCTTAAAGCCTATAAAGATAATAGCACTAAAAGCACTCGTGGTTTATTGGATAAGAATGATTTTTTAGGACTTGAAAATAGCTATTTTAGCCTGCAAACGCAGCTATTTAGTGCAAAAACGAATGAAGTCTTATCTGTTATCACACTTTTTAAAGCACTCGGGGGTAATCTCGCACTTTCAAGCATTGATGATACCAAAGAGGATACTATCACAAGGGAGCAGCAATGA
- a CDS encoding aminotransferase class V-fold PLP-dependent enzyme, with protein sequence MPLTSQKYGKIITRFFAPLLNIDSDILSTLRANTLLANGERYFDFTASGLSYRAINKRIESILPYYANTHSHFASHAALMSEIYERAKEHIAEALGLSDDFVLIAGGSGASFGIKKFQELMGIYVPPRSLLHLESMLENAITTKDTTHSHTYSSLPLLMRLKNYDIQTNMLNLPHIIMSGFEHHSNEISYKEGLCHVYKIAFDKRGLPDVAHLKDILCDLKDKKIIASLNVASNVTGIFTPLESCVKLLREYKAIIALDMASSSPYMVVDSTHFDAAFLAPHKLLGGVGACGILSIRKSLLDNALPPSFSGGGVMEYANDETHCFIDDIKLREEAGTPHILGLLYAALAYQLRNEVGLDWIARREKILTEVFLHELAKIPAVSIYGDLSLERLGIVSFNIGSISPLDLCALLSKKYGIQTRAGCSCAGPYGHYLMPEGTLAKKPMWLRVSIHYTHNVADIEYLIASIKDCVKILRG encoded by the coding sequence ATGCCGCTCACATCACAAAAGTATGGGAAAATCATTACTCGCTTTTTTGCTCCCTTGCTGAATATCGATAGCGATATACTTTCTACGCTTCGCGCTAATACTCTCCTTGCTAATGGAGAGCGTTATTTTGATTTCACGGCTTCAGGGCTTTCATATAGGGCGATTAATAAACGTATAGAATCTATTTTACCCTATTATGCGAATACACATTCACATTTTGCTTCACACGCGGCGTTGATGAGTGAGATTTATGAGAGAGCAAAGGAGCACATTGCAGAGGCTTTGGGATTGAGTGATGATTTTGTGTTGATTGCTGGAGGGAGCGGGGCGAGCTTTGGCATTAAGAAATTTCAAGAGCTAATGGGTATTTATGTGCCACCGCGCAGTTTGCTGCATTTAGAATCTATGCTTGAAAATGCCATAACGACAAAAGACACTACTCATTCACACACTTATTCATCTTTACCCTTACTTATGCGTCTCAAGAACTACGATATACAGACAAATATGCTAAATCTGCCGCATATTATTATGAGCGGATTTGAACATCATTCTAATGAAATAAGCTACAAAGAGGGGCTTTGCCACGTGTATAAAATCGCATTTGATAAACGTGGATTGCCCGATGTAGCTCATCTTAAAGATATACTATGTGATTTGAAAGATAAAAAGATTATTGCAAGCTTGAATGTTGCCTCTAATGTTACAGGGATTTTCACACCTTTAGAATCTTGTGTGAAGCTCTTGCGCGAATATAAAGCGATTATCGCACTTGATATGGCTAGCTCCTCGCCTTATATGGTGGTAGATTCTACTCATTTTGATGCGGCTTTTCTCGCACCACACAAGCTTTTAGGTGGTGTGGGGGCTTGTGGAATCTTATCTATACGTAAATCATTGCTTGATAATGCCTTGCCGCCAAGCTTTAGCGGTGGTGGAGTGATGGAATATGCTAATGATGAGACACATTGCTTTATTGATGATATAAAATTGCGCGAAGAGGCTGGCACGCCGCATATATTGGGCTTACTCTATGCAGCATTAGCCTATCAGCTGCGCAATGAGGTGGGGTTAGACTGGATAGCAAGGAGGGAGAAGATTCTTACAGAGGTATTTTTACACGAATTAGCTAAAATCCCTGCAGTAAGCATTTATGGAGATTTATCACTTGAGCGATTGGGTATTGTAAGCTTTAATATCGGCTCAATCTCACCCCTTGATTTATGCGCCCTGCTTAGTAAAAAATATGGGATTCAAACACGTGCAGGGTGCAGTTGCGCGGGACCTTATGGGCACTATCTTATGCCTGAGGGTACATTAGCTAAAAAGCCTATGTGGCTACGTGTAAGTATCCATTATACCCATAATGTAGCAGATATAGAGTATCTCATTGCCTCTATTAAAGATTGTGTGAAGATTCTAAGAGGATAG